A region from the Aliarcobacter thereius LMG 24486 genome encodes:
- a CDS encoding plasmid mobilization protein, with translation MKESIFKKNEKKSFAFVEDKNTQNSVNELDEFVNSGRGQTKKVLNPKGRPKLQKDELKQEQIVIYLTKEQKDEITKKAKLSSLSVSKYVMLKVFGIN, from the coding sequence ATGAAAGAATCAATATTTAAGAAAAATGAAAAAAAGTCTTTCGCTTTTGTAGAAGATAAAAATACTCAAAATAGTGTAAATGAGTTAGATGAATTTGTAAACTCTGGTAGAGGTCAAACTAAAAAAGTTTTAAACCCAAAAGGTAGACCAAAACTACAGAAAGATGAACTAAAACAAGAACAAATTGTAATATATCTTACAAAAGAGCAAAAAGATGAAATTACAAAAAAAGCAAAACTCTCATCTCTTAGTGTTTCAAAGTATGTAATGCTTAAAGTGTTTGGAATAAATTAA
- a CDS encoding AAA family ATPase, with product MIISVCNEKGGSGKTTIALNIAVKLGLLKEDTLLIDADPQRSIEVFTNIRANENIDLIFNTVSKFGSSLGKEVKSLQNKYSSIVIDTGGRDSEEMRQALAISDLVIIPTLPSDLDIAVLNKMINLFNQAKAFNPNAKALITISKASPNPFLNKKIEDLKQYIKDKNLEDIKLCESVIYEREAYKNSFSNGLGILEFLDEKSKAYQDFNSFFDELVEYVNS from the coding sequence ATGATAATTTCAGTTTGTAATGAAAAAGGTGGTAGTGGAAAAACTACAATTGCTTTAAACATTGCAGTAAAACTTGGACTCTTAAAAGAAGATACTTTACTGATTGATGCAGATCCTCAAAGAAGTATTGAAGTATTTACAAACATTAGAGCTAATGAAAATATTGATCTTATTTTTAATACTGTTTCTAAATTTGGAAGTAGTTTAGGTAAAGAAGTAAAAAGTTTACAAAATAAATACTCTTCTATTGTGATTGATACAGGAGGAAGAGATAGTGAAGAGATGAGACAAGCTTTAGCAATTAGTGATTTAGTAATTATTCCAACACTTCCAAGTGATTTAGATATTGCTGTTTTAAATAAAATGATAAATCTATTTAATCAAGCTAAAGCTTTTAATCCAAATGCTAAAGCACTTATTACTATTTCAAAAGCTAGTCCAAATCCATTTTTAAATAAAAAGATAGAAGATTTAAAACAATATATAAAAGATAAAAATCTTGAAGATATAAAACTTTGTGAAAGTGTAATTTATGAAAGAGAAGCATATAAAAACTCTTTTTCTAATGGTTTAGGTATTTTAGAATTCCTTGATGAAAAATCAAAAGCTTATCAAGATTTTAATAGTTTCTTTGATGAATTAGTTGAATATGTAAATAGTTAA